The Hymenobacter swuensis DY53 genome includes the window GCCAAGTCGCGCTCAACGGCGTGCAGGGGGTTGGTATCGGCAATACGCACTAGAAAGTAGGACTGGCCATCTAGTTCCAGGCTGGTAGTTTCCACGTGGCTCCAAAACGTCTGGTCGGAATACCGCCGCAGCTCCGTTTCCAGCTCGTAGTGGCCCGTGCGCGCAATTTGCTCGCGCAAGGCAGCATTCTCCGCCGGGCTCAACTGCACCTGCAGGCTGCGGATAGGAGCATCGTAGAGGGCCTGGGCCGAGGGGTAGCCCAGCAGACGGTAGCCAGCAGGGTTCACGCGCACAAACCAGCCTTTGGCCACGTCATAGAGGCCTACAAATTCGCGGGCCTGCTCGAAGAGAATGTCAATCAGCGGATTGTGGTTGGCTTCGAGCATGGTGGTAGAGGAGAGGCGGCAGCGCAACTTCCACAAAAATCGGTAGATGACCAATGTCAGGCGGCGAGTTGACTGCCGTCATGCCGCGGCGGGAACTGAGCAGGTAGTTTTGAGCCACCACTTTTACCTGTCCCGCTTATGTCTGGTCCGTTGTCTGTTCCCGTAGCCGATTGGTCCGATGCAACGGTGCTGCTGCTGCTGCTACCGGGCAGACAGCCCACAACCAGCTCCCAGGCCGCCTTACAGCACCAACTGGGCGCGGGCGTGCTGGTGCTGCAGGTAGATGAAGCGACCTACCCGGCCGTGGTGCGCAGCTTTGCGCCGGCGCAACTGCCTACCAGCGTGCTGGTGCAGCACGGCGTGGAACTGTGGCGGCAGCCCGGCCTGCCTTCGGCCGAGGAAGTACACGCCGTGTTGCGGGAGCAGGCCAGATACTTCAGCCCTTAGCCAAACGCTGCTGGCCAGTTGATGGCTATAACGCTGCACTGAAGCGGGCCATACCCGGCTACCTGTGACCTGAGGAAATTTGGGCTACTCTCCCCAGCAAGCCCGCAAGCGGAGCTCTTAGAAGCTGTTTAAGTTAGCTTAGTGAGTCGTCGGATGTTGGCCAGATAGAGCCAAGCGACGGCGTGCTGGGTGTTGCGTTCGTACTCTTTGGCCAAGCGGCGGTTGGTGCCGGCCCAGGCAATGCTGCGTTCCACCACCCAGCGCTTAGTGTGGATGAAAAAGCGGCCTTTCTTGGCCACCACGCCCTGCGGCACCTGCGCTAGTACAACCCGGCCCGCCAATTGCTGGCGGAACCGGCGGCCGAAGCCGCCGTCCACGATACGGTCTGCAACTAGTCGAGCAGTTCGTTGTCCAGCGTCAGCGCGTCCCAGAGGCGGGCGGCGCTGGCCCCGTCGTGGCAGTGGGCCGCCACCACGCAGCAGGTGAGCAGGTTGCTCAACGTGTCCACAAGAAAAATGCGCTTGCGGCCTTTGGTACGCTTGCCCGCGTCATCGCCCACGCAGCGGGTGCTGATAGCCGTGTTCTTCACGCTTTGGCTGTCGAGGATGGCCGCATTGGGCTGGGCGTTTTTTTAGCTCGTGCCTCCACCGTCAAACAGCCACTCACCCGCTGGCAAGTGCCGTCCGCTGCCCACTTGGTGAAATAGTAGTACACTGTGGGCCAGGGCGGAAAGTCGGCCGGCACGTCGCACCACACGCACCCGTTCTTGAGCACGTAGAAAATGCCATTCACCACCGCCCGCAGCGGCCATTTGCTCGCGCGTTGCACCACCACCAACGGCGCCAGCTTCGTCCACTGCCGCTCCGTTATATCCCAACTGTACCGCTTTTGCGACATCCACAAAGTTACACGCTAACTTAAACAGCTTCTTAGTGCTAGGTACACCCACAAGCTGGAAAAACCGCGGGTCGCCTTTGCCCTGACAGCCACGATTTTCGACACAGAACTCCGCCGGGGATTAGTCGGTGGCCGGCGACTCGGCGGCAGCGGCCGGCACTGCCGTCGCGGCGGCCTGCTTTCTTTGCTGCCGACGCAGGTAGCCGCGTAGCAGGAAATTGTGCTGCAAGGCGTCCATGCTGTGATTGAAGCCGGCGGTACCCTGCTCGACGTGCTGCATGGTTTGGCGCAGCTGCCGGCTGGCGGTGGTGTCGTTGAGCAGCGTGTGCAGGGGGCCGGCGCCGGTGGCCACCTGACGTTTCAGGTTGGCCAGTAGAGCACCCAGCGTGTCGGAAGTGCCGGCCAGGCCCCGGGAGGCGTGCCTCAGCTGCCCAGCGAAGGCCGTGTCCGTGAGCAGGTAGCCCAGCAGCCCCCGACCCTGCCGCACTCCGCCGGTGAGCCGGGCCACATCGTTCGAGGCGGTGCTGAGCTGGGTGGTTGCCTCGGCGGCGTTGCGCAGGCTGTGGCGCAGGTTGTCGGCCATCTGCTGGTCGTCGAGTAGGCTCCAGAGAGCTTTGCTGTCGTTAAGCTTGCCGGTAATCTGGCGCAGGTCGCGGGTAATGTCGACCAGGTTTTTATTCGATACGTCGAGGGTGCCCAGCAGGTCATCCACGCCCACGGGGCGGCGGGTGCGCAGCAGGTCGCCGGGCTGCACGGGCGGGGCCGCGCTGGGGCCGGCCGTGAGGTTGATGATGGTGTTACCCACCAGCCCGTCGGTGCCGATGGCGGCCACCGCGTTTTTGCGCACGAAGGGCTGGGCGTCACGGTTCAGGTTGATGGCCACGCGCACGGTGCTGTCGTTCAGCAACTCAATGCGGCGCACCGTGCCCACCGTGATGCCACCCAGCCGCACGTTGTTGCCTGTAAGCAGCCCCGACACGTTACGAAAATCGGCCCGCACCTCGAAGCTGCGGCTGAACAGGTTCTGCTGCCGTCCCAGCAGAAAAAGCGTCACCAGCAGACACAGCGTGCCCACAACCACAAACAGGCCCAACTTCACATAATTTCCGGTCGGACGTTGGGGCATAGTGGTGAGATAGTTGAGTAGTGAGTAGAAGGAACATCATGCTGCGTTACGCGCTGCATGACGTTCTTTCAGGCAAAAAACTCGTGCACTTTCGGGTCCGAATTACGGGCCAATTCCTTATATGTCCCTTCCGCGTAGCAGCGGCCGTCTACCAGTAGCACCACGCGGTCGGCCACCAGGCGTACGCAGTTCATGTCGTGCGAGATGATGAGGGCCGACGTGTGGTATTTCTGCTGCACGTCGCGGATAAGGTGGCTGATTTCGCGGGCCGTGACGGGGTCGAGGCCGGTAGTGGGCTCGTCGTAGAGGATGATGTCGGGGCGCAGGATGAGGGTGCGGGCCAGGGCAATGCGCTTGCGCATGCCGCCCGATAGCTCAGCCGGCAGCATTTCGGCCGTATGGCCCAGGTCCACGTCGTCGAGGGCCTGGCGCACCAGCGCGTCTTCCTCGGCCGGGCCGTGAGCCAGCCAGTGGCGGCGCAGCGGGAAGAGCAGGTTTTCGCGCACCGTCATCGAGTCGTACAGGGCGTTACTCTGGAAGAGAAACCCCACTTTGGCCCGCAGCCGGTCCAGGGCGTCGTGGTCGAGGGCGGCCACGTCCTGACCCAGCACGGCGATTCGGCCAGCATCGGCTGGCAGCAGGCCAATGATGCACTTAATGAGCACCGACTTGCCCGAGCCCGATTTGCCCAGCACCACCACGTTTTCGCCCCGGTGCAGCACCAGCGAAAAGCCGCGCAGCACGTGGTTGTCGCCAAACGATTTGCTGACGTTGTCCACCGTCAGCACCATTTCCGCCGCGGGGGCAGTCGGGCGGGGCATTTCCTGCAGGACAGAGGCGGGCGTCAGCATGGCCGATTGGCGTTAGTTGAGGCCCAGCAGGCCGGTAACCTGCACGGCCAGCAGGTCGAGCAGAAAAATAACCAGCGACGACACCACCACGGCCGAGTTAGCGGCCTGTCCCACGCCCTCGGTGCCCTTGTTGGAGAAGTAGCCCTTGTAGCATCCGATTAGCCCGATGGTAAACCCAAAAAAGAAGGTTTTGAGAACGGCCGGCAGCACGTCGCCGAAGGTCAGCCCGCTCAGCACGTTGTTCACGAACAGCGCCAGCGTGGTGGTGCCCTTCATGTTGATGCCCAGATAGGAAGCGTACAGGGCAATGACATCGGCCAGGATAGTGAGCAGCGGCAGCATGAGTGTGGTGGCCAGCACCCGCGTGGCCACCAGGTACTTAAACGGGTTAGTGCCCGATACTTCCATGGCGTCGATCTGCTCGGTCACGCGCATCGAGCCCAGCTCGGCCCCGATGCTGCTCCCGATTTTGCCCGCAAAAATCAGCGCCGTAATAATCGGCCCCATCTCGCGGATAATCGTGAGTCCGACCATCACCGGAATCCACGATTCGGCCCCGAACTGGGCCATGGTGGGCCGGCTTTGCAGCGTGAGCACCAGACCCATGATAAAGCCCGTAATGCCCACCATCGGCAAGGATTGATAGCCTACCACGTAGCACTGGTACAGCAGCTCGGCCAACTCGTAGCGCGGCCGGAACCCCTCCCGGAAGAAGCGCTTGGCAAAGCTGGTGATTTTGCCGGCTTCGGCCAGTAAGGTGTTGATAGGCATAGTGGCGCGGGATTGGTTTAGCGGTAGAAGTGTATCAACAAGCGCCGCCGGACGGGCTGCTGCTACTTCCGGCATGCCCTCAACCCTGACCAGCGCCAGCCCGGCCTGCACCATGTTGGCCATGCCGGTGAGCAGCGCGTTGGGGGTGAAGGCCATGATGGGGAGGGGATTTTGTGGGAAGTTTGTTCTGATAAGACTTCGTCTCCCAGCCCCCTCCCAAAAGAGAGGAGGAGTCGGACGAATAGGTTAGGTGGATTGAACGGTATAAAGACGCGACACTTTGCGTCTCTATACCGCTTAGATTGTCTGGAAAGACGCATAAACAAGTCAGACGCGGGGCGGGTGGTGCGTATTCAGGCCAAACAGCGCGTAAAGCGGACAGTAGCCCAGTATGCCGGTGCCCAGCAGCACCAGCGCCACCGGCACGACTAAGGCGGCTACCCAGAGCTGCAGGGCGGGCGGCAGCAGGTTGCGGCCCACAAGCAGAGCCGCCAGCGTGGCCCCCAGCAGAATGCGGATGCCACGTTCCAGAGAGCCTACGTTTTGTTGCATGATTGACAGTGAGTTAAAAAGGAGAAAAGGCCAGGTCCGGCGCAGGTAGGTTTGCGCTTCATTCATAGGGTAAAGTCCTGCTGGACGGGGTGTTGAGGCGCCTTGTAAAGGTGTCCGAAACCCGCCGGCTTCACCCTGACTATCGTCAGCCCCGCACCTGATTTACCTCAGGCTGCCCGGCCATCAGCGCCGGCTGGCTCCCGTTGGCTATAGGCTCAAAATAGGCTCAAAAGAAGCCAGCCCAACGGCGGGCGTTGTTTTTCGCAGGAGCTTATATACTTCCATCCAGCCCACACCGGCCAGCGCCGCCAACGCACACCAGCCCAGAGCTGCCCCCGAAACCGGCGCAAACCCGAACAGCTGCCGCGCCGTCGGTACGTCCAGCACCGTGAGCAGCAGCGCCAGCGTAACACTCAGCAGCAACCACAGCAGCCGGTTGGGGACCCGAATGGTGCGCCACACCGGCTCCGTAAAGGAACGGTTCACCAAGGCCAAACCAATGTTGCTTAGCACCAGCGTGGTGAACACCAATGTACGCACCACCGGCGCCGCGGCACCCTGCTGCATAGCCGCGTAGTACACGCCCAGCACCGCCAGCGAAATGCCTATGCCCTGCAACACACTACGACCTAGCGCCGGGCCGGCCAGGAAGCTGGCCGGGCGGGGCCGGGGCGGCTGGCGCATCTGTCCCGCTTCAGCGGGCTCGTTTTCGAAGGCAATGGAGCAGGTGGGGCCCATCACCAGCTCCAGAAAGATGATGTGCACGGGCCCGAACAGGTTGGCCAGCGGCCAGGCGGCCAACAGCGGCACGGCCACCGTCAGGATGATGGGCAGGTGGATGGAAACGATGTAGGAAACGGCCTTTTGCAGGTTCTGGTAGATGCGGCGGCCCTGGGCAATGGCTGTCACCATGCTGCCCAGGTCGTCGTCGGTGAGCACCAGGGCAGCGGCCTGGCGGGCCACCTCGGTGCCGCGCCGGCCCATGGCTACCCCGATGTGGGCCGCCTTGAGGGCCGGGCCGTCGTTGACGCCGTCGCCGGTCATGGCCACTACCTCGCCGTTGGCTTTCAGCGCTTCCACCACGCGCAGCTTGGCTTCCGGGAACATGCGGGCAAACACGGCCGTGCGGGCGGCCAGTGGGCGCAACTCGGCATCAGAAAGCGCCAGTACCTGCGCGCCGGTGAGCAGGGTATCGGCTCCGCCCAGGCCTACTTGGCGGGCAATGGCCTGGGCGGTTTCGGGGAAGTCGCCGGTTATCATCTTCACCTGAATGCCCGCTGCGCCGAACGCTTGGATAACCGCCGCGGCGTTGGCTTTCGGCGGATTTTCCAGCGCCACCAGCCCCCGAAACTGCCAGTCGAAATCGTCCTGCGCGGCCGGGAATGGCGCCGCCTGCGCGGCTTCCGCCACGCCCAGGACCCGGTAGCCCTGCCCCGACAGCTCCCGTGTCACATGGCGTACGTACTCGGCGGCGTCGGGCGCGAGGTGGCACACGGCCAGCACATGCTCTACTGCCCCCTTGGCGGCCACCACCAGCGCGCCGCCGGGGGGCTGGCGCACGTGCGTCATCATGGGCGGGGTGCCGGCCAGCGGGTACTCGTGCACCATGGGGTATGGCGCGGCGGCCGCGGCAGGGTCGGTGGTGGCGTGTGCGGCTACCAGGGCTTTTTCCATGGCATCGAAGGGGGCGGTTTCGCTGGCCCAGCGGGCGGTGGCCAGCAGGGTGGCGGCCGTGGCCGGCAGCGCCTGGTTGGGGCCGGGTACGGGCAGCAGCGTGCCGGTGGCGTGGTCGTAGAGCTGGCGCACGGCCATGCCTTCCTGGGTGATGGTGCCGGTTTTGTCGACGCAGATGACGGTGGCCGAGCCCAGGCTTTCCACGGTCTGGGGCTGCTTGGTGAGCACGCCAGCCCTACTCAGACGGGCCGCGCCCAACGCCATGAAGGAACTGAAGGCCACCGGAATTTCCTCGGGCAGCAGCGACATAGCCAGCGTCAGGCCAAAGAGTAGGGCCGTTACCCAGTCGCCGGAGCGGGCGTAGTTCACGCCCCACACCAGTAGAAACGCCCCCGCCCCCAGCCAGGCCATGCGCAGCACAAACCGCCGAATCTGCAGCTGCAGTGGGGTTGGCACGGGTGCAATAGTGTCCAGGCTCTTGCCGATGCGGCCCAATTCCGTGGCGTTGCCCACAGCCGTGACGCGCAGCCAGGCGCTGCCCGCCGTGGTACTAGTGCCGGCAAATACCAATTGGCCGACTGGCTTGGCCACCGGCACCGACTCGCCGGTCAGGATGGCCTCGTCTACAGTGAAGTCGTTGGCCAGCAGCAGAGTGCCATCGGCCGGAATCCGGTTGCCTTCCGCCACCAGCACGGCGTCGCCGACCACTACCTCCGCCACCGGCACCGTCGTCAGGGTGCCGTTACGGGCCACCTGGGCCCGAGGTTGGGTCAGCTCGCGCAGGGCGGCCAGCGCCCGGCCGCTGCGCACCGATTGATACACCGAAATGCCGGAAACCAGCAGCAGCGCCACCAGCAGCGTTACGGCTTCCTCGGCCTGTCCCAGCCCGAAATACGTGG containing:
- a CDS encoding transposase, whose amino-acid sequence is MDGGFGRRFRQQLAGRVVLAQVPQGVVAKKGRFFIHTKRWVVERSIAWAGTNRRLAKEYERNTQHAVAWLYLANIRRLTKLT
- a CDS encoding transposase, translated to MSQKRYSWDITERQWTKLAPLVVVQRASKWPLRAVVNGIFYVLKNGCVWCDVPADFPPWPTVYYYFTKWAADGTCQRVSGCLTVEARAKKTPSPMRPSSTAKA
- a CDS encoding MlaD family protein, translating into MPQRPTGNYVKLGLFVVVGTLCLLVTLFLLGRQQNLFSRSFEVRADFRNVSGLLTGNNVRLGGITVGTVRRIELLNDSTVRVAINLNRDAQPFVRKNAVAAIGTDGLVGNTIINLTAGPSAAPPVQPGDLLRTRRPVGVDDLLGTLDVSNKNLVDITRDLRQITGKLNDSKALWSLLDDQQMADNLRHSLRNAAEATTQLSTASNDVARLTGGVRQGRGLLGYLLTDTAFAGQLRHASRGLAGTSDTLGALLANLKRQVATGAGPLHTLLNDTTASRQLRQTMQHVEQGTAGFNHSMDALQHNFLLRGYLRRQQRKQAAATAVPAAAAESPATD
- a CDS encoding ABC transporter ATP-binding protein, translating into MLTPASVLQEMPRPTAPAAEMVLTVDNVSKSFGDNHVLRGFSLVLHRGENVVVLGKSGSGKSVLIKCIIGLLPADAGRIAVLGQDVAALDHDALDRLRAKVGFLFQSNALYDSMTVRENLLFPLRRHWLAHGPAEEDALVRQALDDVDLGHTAEMLPAELSGGMRKRIALARTLILRPDIILYDEPTTGLDPVTAREISHLIRDVQQKYHTSALIISHDMNCVRLVADRVVLLVDGRCYAEGTYKELARNSDPKVHEFFA
- a CDS encoding MlaE family ABC transporter permease — translated: MAFTPNALLTGMANMVQAGLALVRVEGMPEVAAARPAALVDTLLPLNQSRATMPINTLLAEAGKITSFAKRFFREGFRPRYELAELLYQCYVVGYQSLPMVGITGFIMGLVLTLQSRPTMAQFGAESWIPVMVGLTIIREMGPIITALIFAGKIGSSIGAELGSMRVTEQIDAMEVSGTNPFKYLVATRVLATTLMLPLLTILADVIALYASYLGINMKGTTTLALFVNNVLSGLTFGDVLPAVLKTFFFGFTIGLIGCYKGYFSNKGTEGVGQAANSAVVVSSLVIFLLDLLAVQVTGLLGLN
- a CDS encoding YgaP family membrane protein, with amino-acid sequence MQQNVGSLERGIRILLGATLAALLVGRNLLPPALQLWVAALVVPVALVLLGTGILGYCPLYALFGLNTHHPPRV
- a CDS encoding cation-translocating P-type ATPase; this encodes MPAAFFPTDTLTDDAVAASRAAHGPNLLNTQPGSSLLTTLRDIVTEPMFVLLLAASATYFGLGQAEEAVTLLVALLLVSGISVYQSVRSGRALAALRELTQPRAQVARNGTLTTVPVAEVVVGDAVLVAEGNRIPADGTLLLANDFTVDEAILTGESVPVAKPVGQLVFAGTSTTAGSAWLRVTAVGNATELGRIGKSLDTIAPVPTPLQLQIRRFVLRMAWLGAGAFLLVWGVNYARSGDWVTALLFGLTLAMSLLPEEIPVAFSSFMALGAARLSRAGVLTKQPQTVESLGSATVICVDKTGTITQEGMAVRQLYDHATGTLLPVPGPNQALPATAATLLATARWASETAPFDAMEKALVAAHATTDPAAAAAPYPMVHEYPLAGTPPMMTHVRQPPGGALVVAAKGAVEHVLAVCHLAPDAAEYVRHVTRELSGQGYRVLGVAEAAQAAPFPAAQDDFDWQFRGLVALENPPKANAAAVIQAFGAAGIQVKMITGDFPETAQAIARQVGLGGADTLLTGAQVLALSDAELRPLAARTAVFARMFPEAKLRVVEALKANGEVVAMTGDGVNDGPALKAAHIGVAMGRRGTEVARQAAALVLTDDDLGSMVTAIAQGRRIYQNLQKAVSYIVSIHLPIILTVAVPLLAAWPLANLFGPVHIIFLELVMGPTCSIAFENEPAEAGQMRQPPRPRPASFLAGPALGRSVLQGIGISLAVLGVYYAAMQQGAAAPVVRTLVFTTLVLSNIGLALVNRSFTEPVWRTIRVPNRLLWLLLSVTLALLLTVLDVPTARQLFGFAPVSGAALGWCALAALAGVGWMEVYKLLRKTTPAVGLASFEPILSL